The Pocillopora verrucosa isolate sample1 chromosome 14, ASM3666991v2, whole genome shotgun sequence genome has a segment encoding these proteins:
- the LOC131773840 gene encoding LOW QUALITY PROTEIN: histone-lysine N-methyltransferase SETMAR-like (The sequence of the model RefSeq protein was modified relative to this genomic sequence to represent the inferred CDS: inserted 1 base in 1 codon) gives MKNYFRVSRYTSSFIFGDVLSIEFRQPVFECNSGGSCSKSCQNRVVQNGQHLQLQVFKTKLKGWDLRTLENMKNFTFVCEYAGELISIKEAKTRAQELTHETGNYLIVLREHSSNDNQILRTHVDARFHGGXVNHSCNPNLIMVPVRVDSIVPQLALFAARNIDIGEELSDCSGEFDHWHSHEIKVEQHELKSLQKRGKERKSCQCGALNCRGYLPFDSSLYSSESHLPIRPLNS, from the exons ATGAAAAATTACTTTCGGGTTAGTAGATATacatcaagttttatttttggggACGTACTGTCGATAGAGTTTCGCCAACCCGTGTTTGAGTGCAACAGTGGCGGTTCTTGCTCCAAATCTTGTCAGAACAGAGTGGTTCAGAATGGACAACATCTTCAACTTCAAGTCTTTAAAACCAAACTCAAAGGATGGGACTTGAGGACtttggaaaacatgaaaaattttacttttgtgtGTGAATATGCTGGTGAACTTATTTCAATCAAAGAGGCTAAAACGCGTGCGCAGGAACTGACTCATGAAACCGGAAATTACTTGATTGTTCTCAGAGAACACAGTTCGAATGACAACCAAATTCTAAGAACTCATGTTGATGCTCGTTTCCATGGTG ACGTCAATCATTCATGCAACCCTAATCTGATAATGGTACCAGTGAGAGTTGATTCCATTGTTCCACAACTGGCTCTCTTTGCAGCCAGAAATATAGACATTGGAGAGGAACTCTCTGACTGTTCAGGAGAATTTGATCACTGGCACTCACATGAAATAAAAGTTGAACAGCATGAATTGAAATCTCTGCAAAAACGGGGCAAGGAGCGAAAAAGTTGTCAATGTGGTGCACTAAACTGCAGAGGCTATCTTCCCTTTGATTCTTCTCTGTATTCCTCTGAGAGCCACCTGCCAATCAGACCACTGAATAGCTAA